The following are encoded together in the Primulina tabacum isolate GXHZ01 chromosome 18, ASM2559414v2, whole genome shotgun sequence genome:
- the LOC142532734 gene encoding pyruvate kinase, cytosolic isozyme, with translation MANIDIEGILKDIPSDGRIPKTKIVCTLGPASRSVEMLEKLLRAGMNVARFNFSHGSHEYHQETLESLKIAMHNTQILCAVMLDTKGPEIRTGFLKDAKPIQLKEGQEITVTTDYSIKGDEKMISMSYQKLPVDLKPGNSILCADGTITLKVLSCDPGSGTVRCRCENTAMLSERKNVNLPGVVVDLPTLTDKDKEDILEWGVPNNIDMIALSFVRKGSDLVNVRKFLGPHAKRIQLMSKIENQEGVINFDEILRESDSYMVARGDLGMEIPVEKIFLAQKMMIYKCNIAGKPVVTATQMLESMIKSPRPTRAEATDVANAVLDGTDCVMLSGESAAGAYPELSVKIMARICLEAESSLDYEAIFKSMIKSTPLPMSPLESLASSAVRTANKARAKLIVVMTRGGTTAKLVAKYRPAVPILSVVVPVLTTDSFDWAVSDETPARQSLVYRGLIPVLAEGSAKATDAESTEVILEGAMKIATKRGLCQPGDAIVALHRIGSSSIIKICLVK, from the exons ATGGCGAATATAGACATTGAAGGAATCCTGAAGGATATTCCTTCCGATGGCCGGATCCCCAAGACGAAAATTGTGTGTACTTTGGGTCCAGCATCTAGATCGGTGGAGATGCTGGAGAAGCTTCTCCGGGCAGGTATGAACGTTGCAAGGTTCAACTTTTCGCATGGATCCCACGAATACCATCAGGAAACTCTGGAGTCTCTGAAGATTGCTATGCACAATACTCAGATCCTTTGCGCCGTCATGCTTGACACGAAG GGGCCCGAGATTCGAACAGGTTTCCTGAAGGATGCGAAACCTATTCAACTAAAGGAAGGCCAAGAAATCACAGTAACCACTGATTACAGCATAAAAGGAGATGAAAAAATGATCTCGATGAGTTACCAAAAGTTGCCGGTTGATCTGAAACCTGGAAATTCCATTCTTTGTGCCGACGGTACCATCACACTTAAGGTCTTATCATGTGACCCTGGCAGTGGAACTGTGAGATGCCGTTGTGAGAACACGGCCATGTTAAGTGAGAGGAAAAATGTGAATTTGCCTGGTGTTGTCGTAGACCTTCCAACACTCACGGACAAGGACAAAGAAGATATCCTTGAATGGGGTGTTCCTAATAACATTGACATGATTGCCCTTTCTTTTGTGCGCAAGGGTTCTGATCTTGTCAATGTTCGTAAGTTTCTCGGTCCTCATGCCAAGCGTATTCAGTTAATGTCCAAG ATTGAGAATCAAGAGGGAGTTATCAACTTTGATGAAATCCTTCGTGAGTCAGATTCATACATGGTTGCTCGTGGTGATCTCGGAATGGAAATTCCTGTCGAGAAGATATTCTTGGCCCAAAAAATGATGATATACAAGTGTAATATTGCTGGAAAGCCTGTGGTGACCGCCACTCAGATGCTCGAGTCTATGATCAAGTCTCCAAGGCCTACACGTGCCGAGGCAACTGATGTGGCAAACGCTGTCCTAGATGGCACAGATTGTGTAATGCTAAGTGGAGAAAGTGCTGCTGGAGCCTATCCTGAACTTTCTGTGAAAATCATGGCGCGCATCTGCCTTGAGGCAGAATCTTCTCTTGACTATGAAGCCATCTTCAAATCAATGATCAAGTCGACCCCGCTACCAATGAGCCCGTTGGAATCACTCGCTTCCTCTGCGGTTCGAACTGCAAATAAAGCTAGAGCAAAACTCATTGTCGTGATGACACGTGGCGGAACGACTGCCAAACTGGTTGCCAAGTACAGACCTGCAGTCCCAATCTTATCAGTGGTTGTACCGGTCCTGACTACTGATTCCTTTGATTGGGCTGTCAGTGACGAAACCCCAGCAAGGCAGAGCCTGGTATACCGGGGACTGATTCCAGTTCTTGCCGAAGGATCTGCAAAAGCCACAGATGCTGAATCAACTGAAGTCATATTGGAAGGTGCTATGAAAATTGCCACAAAAAGAGGCCTTTGCCAGCCCGGTGATGCTATTGTTGCGCTTCATCGAATCGGGAGCTCTTctattatcaagatttgcttggTTAAGTGA
- the LOC142532377 gene encoding uncharacterized protein LOC142532377, with the protein MFEKVSGCAQLDVEWSATLLKDFKEARESLLTVPAPKPLPQLERWTRPPVNTLKLEIDAAVNFDTGGYSIGAIVRNHDDQILVAFGKRISKPWSLDFAELLSIRDGMRLLQELGIEAHVITTDPLLVVQVVINPVEDLSYCGALVLDIRNSLDSRIDTDLRQVGRSTIRVAHSLAIFSLSSPDPFILENEVFFVLVGESCNRRFIAF; encoded by the coding sequence atGTTCGAGAAGGTGTCTGGATGTGCTCAATTGGATGTGGAGTGGAGCGCCACACTTTTGAAAGACTTCAAGGAAGCTCGGGAATCCTTACTTACCGTACCTGCTCCGAAGCCATTACCCCAGCTCGAACGCTGGACAAGACCACCTGTTAACACCTTGAAACTTGAGATAGACGCGGCGGTTAATTTTGACACTGGTGGTTATTCTATTGGGGCCATAGTGCGAAATCATGACGATCAAATACTGGTTGCCTtcggaaaaagaatttctaagCCATGGTCGTTGGATTTCGCTGAGCTCCTTTCAATAAGAGATGGGATGAGGCTGTTGCAGGAACTTGGGATAGAAGCCCATGTAATTACTACCGACCCTCTGCTGGTAGTGCAAGTAGTCATCAACCCAGTAGAAGATTTGAGTTATTGTGGTGCGCTGGTGTTGGATATTCGGAACTCATTGGACAGCCGCATTGATACCGATCTTAGACAGGTTGGCAGATCGACAATTCGTGTGGCGCATTCACTTGCAATTTTTTCGCTTTCTTCCCCTGATccttttattttggaaaatgagGTTTTTTTCGTTTTGGTTGGTGAATCTTGTAACAGACGATTTATTGCTTTCTGA